Proteins encoded by one window of Clostridia bacterium:
- the grcA gene encoding autonomous glycyl radical cofactor GrcA gives MSKPTKQQIENLASMIDGYVESNGHHLNVNVFTRETLLDAQQHPEKYPQLTVRVSGYAVNFHKLTREQQDEVISRTFHEHM, from the coding sequence ATGAGCAAACCTACCAAACAACAGATTGAAAACTTAGCTTCCATGATTGACGGATATGTTGAAAGCAACGGGCACCACCTGAACGTAAATGTTTTTACCCGAGAAACTTTATTGGATGCTCAACAGCATCCGGAAAAATACCCGCAGCTTACTGTTCGTGTTTCGGGCTACGCAGTAAACTTCCACAAGCTGACCCGTGAACAACAGGATGAAGTTATTTCCAGAACATTCCATGAACACATGTAA